The DNA sequence ACGAAGACACCATCATCAACCAGTCCACCCTGCGCAAGTGGGGGTTCAGGGTAGGCACCATCCAGTTGACCATTATCCGTCAACGGGATTGAATTGACTCGCCGGGCGGTGCTATAACGGCCGCCCATCGAATGACTGCGGACCCGAGACATGACTGACCCGACCCCCGAGCCCATCAAACTGGACTGCCCGACCTGCAGCGAAACCATTGTCTGGAGTGAGGACTATCCCTATCGCCCCTTCTGCAGCGAACGCTGCAAGATGATCGACTTGGGCGAATGGGCCAGTGAAGGCCACAAGATTCCGGGCGAGCCGGTAATCCTCGATGAGAACGACCAGCCGCTCTGACGCCAGCATCTACCAGGCGTAACGGATGCCTGCGATACCTTGTGCCCCAGCGACTTTTGCCTGGGGCAGGGTTTCTGGCCCCACACCGCCCAAGGCGTAGACTGGCAGGGGCACTCCGGCCACCCAATCGGCAAAACGCTCCCAACCTAGAGGCACGCTGTCCGGGTGACTCCGAGTTGCCTGCACCGGGGACAGAAACACGTAATCCACACCCAGGCGAATCGCCTGAGCCAGTTCATGCTTGCTATGGCAGGACGCGCCCCACCAACCGGAAAGCCCCAACGGGCGCCGCTCACAGTGCCGCAACGCCTCGGCGTTCATGTGCCAGCCCGCCAGCCCGCTCAGACAGCGATCTTCCGGGCCATGAGCAATCAGTGTGGCACCAAACCGGGCACACAGTGCTTGCGCCTGTAGGGCCCGAGTCCGATACGCGTCGGCCGATAGCTCCGGGGCACGCAAGTGAATCCAGAAGTGGCCATTGGTCAAAGCCCGTTCCAGGCGCTGCCACCAGTCTGCCTCCGAGTCGGCGGAACCGGTAATCAGTATCTGTTGTGGCAGGCGAATGGCATGGAGGATCGGCCGGTTGGCCTCGGGGAAGCGGTAGTCGGGTAAGGCCGCCGGCTCGACCCAGCGCACCGGCTGGCCCTCGTTGCCGCGCGCCTCGCCCGAAAAATCGGTCACCCGGCAAACCTGCAGCAAAACGGACTTGTCCGGGTAGTCGTGGCGGATGTCAATCAGCGGCTCGGTGGCGCGCACCTGTATCGAGAGTTCCTCCGCCAGCTCCCGAGCGAGGGCATCGGCCAGCGTTTCCCCCTCATCGACCTTACCCCCGGGAAACTCCCAGAGCCCGCCCTGATGCACATGCTCGGGGCGGCGGGCAATCAGGATTCGACCCTGTGGGTCCTGAATCACACCCACCGCCACTCGTACTACCGAACCCACGGAATCAGCTCCGGTAATCGGCGTTGATGCGCACGTACTCATGGGACAGGTCGGTGGTCCAAAGGGTTTCCGCGCAACCGCCGCGACCGAGGTCAATGCGGATGGTGATTTCCGCCTGATCCATGACCGCCTGGCCCTGCTCTTCGGTATACCCCTCGGCGCGTCCTCCCTCTTCCACAATCAGCGTGTCGTTGAGGTGGATGCGAACTTTGTTGGCGTCCAGCGCCGGCACGCCGGCATAGCCCACCGCCGCCACAATACGCCCCCAATTGGGGTCCGAGGCGAACAGGGCGGTTTTGATCAGCGGCGAATGCGCCACCGCATAACCCACCTGCAGACACTCATCCTGACTGGCACCGCCGCTGACCGCCAGAGTGACAAACTTGGTCGCCCCTTCGCCGTCAGCGACGATGCACTTGGCGAGGTATTCATGGGCATCGATGATCAGCCCACGCACTTTCTCGTACAAATCGCCAGACGCCTCGGTGATTGCCTCCGCGCCGGATTGGCCGGTCGCCATCAGAATGCAGGAGTCATTGGTGGAGGTGTCGCCGTCAATGGTGATCCGGTTAAAGGATCTATTCGCGGCCTCCTTGCACAGATCGTCCAGCACCGGCTGAGCGATATCCGCATCGGTGGCAATATAGGCAAGCATGGTGCCCATGTTCGGCTTGATCATACCCGCGCCTTTGGCAATACCATTTACCGTGATGGTTTTGCCCTGATGCTCGACGCTGGCGGTATAACCCTTGGGACGAGTATCGGTGGTCATGATCGCCTTGGCCGCTGCTTCCCAGTTGGCTTCGCTGAGCCCGGCATGGGCTTGAGGCAACACATTGACAATCTTGTTGACCGGCAGCGGCTCCCCGATCACGCCGGTGGAAAACGGCAGCACCTGAGCGGCCTGTACACCGGACAACTGGGCTACGGCCTCACTGGTGGCAATGGCGTCGCGCCGACCCCGCTCGCCCGTGCAGGCGTTGGCGTTGCCGGAGTTGATCACCAGGTAGCGGGGGCTGGCCTGTTTGAGGTATTCGCGGCACAGCGTCACCGGCGCGGCACAAAAGGCGTTGCGGGTGAACACGCCGGCGCTGCGGGTACCTGCGGCCAGCTCGATCAATACCACATCCTGGCGACCGGGCTTTTTGATCCCGGCGCTAGCCGTGGCCAGTTTGATCCCGGCCAGTGGGGGCATGGAGGGGAAGGGGTATTCGCCAACGGCCATTTTTGGAACTCCGTTTTAATCAAGTATCTACCACAATGGTGGATCACGGCCTTTGGCCTTATCCACCCCACGCGCTATGGCACTGAGGGCCGTTGAGGGGTATAGCGGTTGGAGACTCTCTGAGGCATGGATGCCGATGAGAAGCCTCCAGGGAGGGATTCATTCGCCACATCCCTTTGGCTCACCCTTCGGGCAGCTCCGCTGTACTAATTGGCTGTCCTGCCAATTAGTCACGGCGGGTCTCCAACCGCGATACCCCTCAACGGACCGGACGTCACGCTATCCTATCAGTTCAACTTACCGTGACACTGCTTGTATTTTTTGCCGGAACCGCAGGGGCACGGATCGTTGCGGCCCACTTTGCGCCCGTCGCGCACGAACGGCTGGCCGCCAGGCTCACCCTCTCCCGCCGACTGCTCCGCCGCCTGTTGGCGACCGCCGCTCAAGGCCGACACCTCATCGTGCTGCAGCTGCATCTTCTGACGTTCGCGCTCTTCGCGCCGCTTGCGCTCCATCTCCTCCATCTGCTCCCGGGTCACCGGCTCAACCCGGGCCAGCAGATGAATCACTTCATGCTTCACTTTATCCAGCATGCCCTGGAACAGATAAAACGCTTCGCGCTTGTATTCCTGTTTGGGGTTTTTCTGGGCATAGGAGCGCAGGTTAATGCCCTGACGCAAGTGATCCATGTTGGCCAACTGCTCTTTCCAGGCATTGTCCAATACCTGCAACATCACCTGCTTTTCAATCTCGGTCATCACCGGCCCGATACGGGCACACTTGGCGTCGTAGGCACCCTGAACCTCTGTCTGGATTTTTTCGCGCAGCTTTTCTTCGTGTAACTGATCGTCCTCATCCAGCCACTTGGCCAATGGCAGACGCAGCCCGAATTCCTGCTCCAGACGTTTCTCCAGACCCGTCACATCCCACTGTTCTTCCAGACTCTGGGGCGGAATGTGTTCGCTGATGATCTCATCGACCACATCAAAACGCACCGAATTGATGGTGTCGGTGATCGTTTCGGCTTCGAGCAGCTCGTTGCGCTGCTGATACACCACCTGACGCTGATCATTGGCGACGTTATCAAACTCCAACAACTGTTTGCGGATGTCGAAGTTGCGACCTTCCACCTTGCGCTGCGCCTTTTCGATGGCATTGTTCACCATGCGGTGCTCGATCGCTTCGCCCTTTTCCATACCCAGGGCCTGCATGAAGCCTCGAATGCGGTCTGATGCGAAAATCCGCATCAGACTGTCTTCCATCGACAGGTAAAAACGGGTGACCCCCGGATCCCCCTGACGACCGGCCCGGCCGCGCAACTGATTGTCGATCCGGCGCGATTCGTGACGTTCGGTACCGATGATGTGCAGGCCACCAGCCTCAATCACCTGCTCGTGGCGCTTTTTCCACTCGCTTTTGATCTGCTCGATCTGGGCATCGGTGGGGTTGTCCAGCTTGGCAACCTCGGCTTCCCAGTTGCCGCCAAGCACGATGTCGGTACCCCGACCGGCCATGTTGGTGGCAATGGTCACCGCGCCCGGACGGCCGGCCTGAGCGATGATTTCCGCTTCCTTCTCGTGGTACTTGGCATTGAGCACCTG is a window from the Marinimicrobium koreense genome containing:
- the argJ gene encoding bifunctional glutamate N-acetyltransferase/amino-acid acetyltransferase ArgJ translates to MAVGEYPFPSMPPLAGIKLATASAGIKKPGRQDVVLIELAAGTRSAGVFTRNAFCAAPVTLCREYLKQASPRYLVINSGNANACTGERGRRDAIATSEAVAQLSGVQAAQVLPFSTGVIGEPLPVNKIVNVLPQAHAGLSEANWEAAAKAIMTTDTRPKGYTASVEHQGKTITVNGIAKGAGMIKPNMGTMLAYIATDADIAQPVLDDLCKEAANRSFNRITIDGDTSTNDSCILMATGQSGAEAITEASGDLYEKVRGLIIDAHEYLAKCIVADGEGATKFVTLAVSGGASQDECLQVGYAVAHSPLIKTALFASDPNWGRIVAAVGYAGVPALDANKVRIHLNDTLIVEEGGRAEGYTEEQGQAVMDQAEITIRIDLGRGGCAETLWTTDLSHEYVRINADYRS
- a CDS encoding Nudix family hydrolase, producing MGSVVRVAVGVIQDPQGRILIARRPEHVHQGGLWEFPGGKVDEGETLADALARELAEELSIQVRATEPLIDIRHDYPDKSVLLQVCRVTDFSGEARGNEGQPVRWVEPAALPDYRFPEANRPILHAIRLPQQILITGSADSEADWWQRLERALTNGHFWIHLRAPELSADAYRTRALQAQALCARFGATLIAHGPEDRCLSGLAGWHMNAEALRHCERRPLGLSGWWGASCHSKHELAQAIRLGVDYVFLSPVQATRSHPDSVPLGWERFADWVAGVPLPVYALGGVGPETLPQAKVAGAQGIAGIRYAW
- the yacG gene encoding DNA gyrase inhibitor YacG, whose amino-acid sequence is MTDPTPEPIKLDCPTCSETIVWSEDYPYRPFCSERCKMIDLGEWASEGHKIPGEPVILDENDQPL